Proteins encoded within one genomic window of Cucumis sativus cultivar 9930 chromosome 3, Cucumber_9930_V3, whole genome shotgun sequence:
- the LOC101220344 gene encoding rhodanese-like domain-containing protein 8, chloroplastic isoform X1, with translation MWNVTHGAPTPTITLTHTPTIFCSIGFTVAATKLPLRRGKWKPTQIIAVSSASLTQSNTFHSVSLSNLGPSEEHRQLLPHISEEDFVVVNFYHFVFIEDPQAEVSKHLYFMRDLDIHGRIYLNEQGINAQYSGPSKHALAYANWLREDPRFLDILVQVSPAINDHAFPKLKLRYKPSLVQMEGDFSHVSLLDSSKRAVPLTPSEWRKRLETLNGKRDTKYILLDIRNGYEWDIGHFQGAQRPTVDSFRCTSFGLSQTEDAASDPLANVDKEKTEVLMYCTGGIRCDVYSTILRERGFQNLYTLKGGVSNYLKDEGSKQWVGNLFVFDSRLSLPPSAYNPEAESCSTPQFSENNAFARCYICSSQVSQLRHRNCANLDCNLLFLCCKECVGELRGCCCSECTSSPRLRPVLAGPQRYQKWHIYRDFKQEQPT, from the exons ATGTGGAACGTTACTCATGGGGCGCCCACGCCCACAATCACTCTTACCCATACACCAACCATTTTCTGTTCTATCGGTTTCACTGTTGCCGCCACTAAGCTTCCGCTCCGCCGCGGGAAATGGAAGCCAACGCAAATAATTGCAGTTTCCTCGGCTTCTCTAACTCAATCCAACACCTTTCATTCCGTCTCTTTATCAAATTTAGGGCCAAGCGAGGAGCACCGTCAGCTCCTTCCTCATATTTCGGAGGAAGATTTTGTAGTTGTTAATTTCTACCATTTCGTGTTCATCGAAGATCCCCAAGCTGAGGTCTCTAAGCATCTCTACTTCATGAGG GACTTGGATATACATGGCCGAATCTACCTAAATGAACAAGGAATTAACGCACAG TACAGTGGGCCATCAAAACATGCTCTTGCTTATGCTAACTGGTTAAGAGAAGATCCCAGATTTTTGGATATCCTAGTTCAAGTTTCTCCAGCAATAAATGACCATGCATTTCCAAAGTTGAAGTTGCGATATAAGCCCTCACTTGTGCAA ATGGAAGGAGATTTTTCACATGTTTCTTTACTTGACTCATCAAAGCGAGCAGTTCCTCTAACTCCATCTGAGTGGAGAAAAAGATTGGAAACATTGAATGGCAAGAGGGATAcaaagtatattttattagatattaGAAATG GATACGAGTGGGACATCGGTCATTTCCAAGGTGCTCAGCGGCCTACTGTGGACAGCTTTAGGTGCACGTCCTTTGGTTTATCCCAAACTGAG GATGCTGCTTCTGATCCTTTGGCAAATGTTGACAAAGAAAAGACAGAGGTATTGATGTATTGCACTGGGGGTATCCGTTGTGATGTATATTCGACAATTCTAAG GGAAAGAGGTTTTCAAAACCTCTACACCTTAAAAGGTGGAGTCTCTAATTATCTAAAAGATGAAGGTAGCAAGCAGTGGGTTGGAAATTTGTTCGTGTTTGACTCGCGACTCTCACTCCCTCCATCAGCCTACAACCCCGAAGCCGAATCATGCAGTACCCCTCAATTCTCTGAAAACAATGCTTTTGCCAGATGCTATATCTGTAGTTCCCAGGTTTCTCAATTAAGGCATCGTAATTGTGCGAATCTTGACTGCAATCTACTATTTCT ATGCTGTAAAGAGTGCGTGGGCGAGTTGAGAGGATGCTGCTGTTCAGAATGCACGAGTTCGCCTCGTCTTAGACCTGTTTTAGCGGGGCCTCAAAGGTATCAGAAATGGCACATCTACCGCGACTTTAAACAAGAACAACCAACCTAA
- the LOC101220344 gene encoding rhodanese-like domain-containing protein 8, chloroplastic isoform X3 gives MNKELTHSGPSKHALAYANWLREDPRFLDILVQVSPAINDHAFPKLKLRYKPSLVQMEGDFSHVSLLDSSKRAVPLTPSEWRKRLETLNGKRDTKYILLDIRNGYEWDIGHFQGAQRPTVDSFRCTSFGLSQTEDAASDPLANVDKEKTEVLMYCTGGIRCDVYSTILRERGFQNLYTLKGGVSNYLKDEGSKQWVGNLFVFDSRLSLPPSAYNPEAESCSTPQFSENNAFARCYICSSQVSQLRHRNCANLDCNLLFLCCKECVGELRGCCCSECTSSPRLRPVLAGPQRYQKWHIYRDFKQEQPT, from the exons ATGAACAAGGAATTAACGCACAG TGGGCCATCAAAACATGCTCTTGCTTATGCTAACTGGTTAAGAGAAGATCCCAGATTTTTGGATATCCTAGTTCAAGTTTCTCCAGCAATAAATGACCATGCATTTCCAAAGTTGAAGTTGCGATATAAGCCCTCACTTGTGCAA ATGGAAGGAGATTTTTCACATGTTTCTTTACTTGACTCATCAAAGCGAGCAGTTCCTCTAACTCCATCTGAGTGGAGAAAAAGATTGGAAACATTGAATGGCAAGAGGGATAcaaagtatattttattagatattaGAAATG GATACGAGTGGGACATCGGTCATTTCCAAGGTGCTCAGCGGCCTACTGTGGACAGCTTTAGGTGCACGTCCTTTGGTTTATCCCAAACTGAG GATGCTGCTTCTGATCCTTTGGCAAATGTTGACAAAGAAAAGACAGAGGTATTGATGTATTGCACTGGGGGTATCCGTTGTGATGTATATTCGACAATTCTAAG GGAAAGAGGTTTTCAAAACCTCTACACCTTAAAAGGTGGAGTCTCTAATTATCTAAAAGATGAAGGTAGCAAGCAGTGGGTTGGAAATTTGTTCGTGTTTGACTCGCGACTCTCACTCCCTCCATCAGCCTACAACCCCGAAGCCGAATCATGCAGTACCCCTCAATTCTCTGAAAACAATGCTTTTGCCAGATGCTATATCTGTAGTTCCCAGGTTTCTCAATTAAGGCATCGTAATTGTGCGAATCTTGACTGCAATCTACTATTTCT ATGCTGTAAAGAGTGCGTGGGCGAGTTGAGAGGATGCTGCTGTTCAGAATGCACGAGTTCGCCTCGTCTTAGACCTGTTTTAGCGGGGCCTCAAAGGTATCAGAAATGGCACATCTACCGCGACTTTAAACAAGAACAACCAACCTAA
- the LOC101220344 gene encoding rhodanese-like domain-containing protein 8, chloroplastic isoform X2, with translation MWNVTHGAPTPTITLTHTPTIFCSIGFTVAATKLPLRRGKWKPTQIIAVSSASLTQSNTFHSVSLSNLGPSEEHRQLLPHISEEDFVVVNFYHFVFIEDPQAEVSKHLYFMRDLDIHGRIYLNEQGINAQYSGPSKHALAYANWLREDPRFLDILVQVSPAINDHAFPKLKLRYKPSLVQMEGDFSHVSLLDSSKRAVPLTPSEWRKRLETLNGKRDTKYILLDIRNGYEWDIGHFQGAQRPTVDSFRCTSFGLSQTEDAASDPLANVDKEKTEVLMYCTGGIRCDVYSTILSVIVLPKSGEAFILLM, from the exons ATGTGGAACGTTACTCATGGGGCGCCCACGCCCACAATCACTCTTACCCATACACCAACCATTTTCTGTTCTATCGGTTTCACTGTTGCCGCCACTAAGCTTCCGCTCCGCCGCGGGAAATGGAAGCCAACGCAAATAATTGCAGTTTCCTCGGCTTCTCTAACTCAATCCAACACCTTTCATTCCGTCTCTTTATCAAATTTAGGGCCAAGCGAGGAGCACCGTCAGCTCCTTCCTCATATTTCGGAGGAAGATTTTGTAGTTGTTAATTTCTACCATTTCGTGTTCATCGAAGATCCCCAAGCTGAGGTCTCTAAGCATCTCTACTTCATGAGG GACTTGGATATACATGGCCGAATCTACCTAAATGAACAAGGAATTAACGCACAG TACAGTGGGCCATCAAAACATGCTCTTGCTTATGCTAACTGGTTAAGAGAAGATCCCAGATTTTTGGATATCCTAGTTCAAGTTTCTCCAGCAATAAATGACCATGCATTTCCAAAGTTGAAGTTGCGATATAAGCCCTCACTTGTGCAA ATGGAAGGAGATTTTTCACATGTTTCTTTACTTGACTCATCAAAGCGAGCAGTTCCTCTAACTCCATCTGAGTGGAGAAAAAGATTGGAAACATTGAATGGCAAGAGGGATAcaaagtatattttattagatattaGAAATG GATACGAGTGGGACATCGGTCATTTCCAAGGTGCTCAGCGGCCTACTGTGGACAGCTTTAGGTGCACGTCCTTTGGTTTATCCCAAACTGAG GATGCTGCTTCTGATCCTTTGGCAAATGTTGACAAAGAAAAGACAGAGGTATTGATGTATTGCACTGGGGGTATCCGTTGTGATGTATATTCGACAATTCTAAG TGTAATTGTCTTGCCAAAAAGTGGAGAAGCCtttatattattgatgtaA
- the LOC101214458 gene encoding dihydroorotase, mitochondrial isoform X1 yields MTKTLVLPFQPLKSPGQKFEGVKFIRRQGPKMQLTLTQPDDWHLHLRDGDLLKAVLPHSASTFGRAIVMPNLKPPVTTTAAAVAYRDSILKALPSNSNFVPLMTLYLTDTMSPNEIKLARKSGAVYAVKLYPAGATTNSQDGVTDLFGKCLPVLEEMVEQDMPLLVHGEVTNSDVDMFDREKVFIETVLKPLIERLPKLKVVMEHITTADAAKFVLSCEHALLAATVTPQHLLLNRNSLFQGGLQPHNYCLPVLKRETHRQAIVSAVTSGSKKFFLGTDSAPHERKRKESSCGCAGIYSAPIALSLYAKVFEEAGALDKLESFTSFNGPDFYGLPRNTSKITLQKAPWQVPKSFSFSFGDIVPMFAGETLEWQPCFN; encoded by the exons ATGACAAAGACTTTGGTCCTTCCGTTCCAA CCACTGAAATCACCTGGACAAAAGTTTGAAGGGGTTAAGTTCATAAGGCGCCAAGGGCCAAAAATGCAGCTCACACTTACCCAGCCTGATGATTGGCATCTTCATCTTCGTGATGGTGATCTCTTAAAAGCGGTCCTCCCTCACAG TGCAAGTACCTTTGGAAGGGCTATTGTGATGCCAAATCTGAAGCCACCTGTCACTACCACAGCTGCTGCTGTGGCGTATCGGGATTCTATCTTGAAAGCGTTACCGTCCAATAGCAACTTTGTTCCTCTTATGACCCTTTATTTGACGGATACAATGAGCCCAAACGAGATCAAGCTTGCAA GAAAAAGTGGGGCCGTTTATGCTGTAAAATTGTATCCTGCCGGTGCTACGACCAATTCCCAAGATGGTGTTACAGATCTTTTTGGGAAGTGTCTACCTGTTCTTGAGGAGATGGTTGAACAGGATATGCCTCTGTTG GTTCATGGTGAGGTAACAAATTCTGATGTTGACATGTTTGATCGTGAGAAGGTCTTCATTGAAACTGTGTTGAAACCCCTGATTGAGAGGCTTCCAAAGCTGAAGGTGGTGATGGAGCATATTACTACTGCAGATGCTGCTAAGTTTGTTTTGTCTTGCGAACATG CGCTTCTAGCAGCAACTGTCACTCCACAACATCTTCTTCTCAACAGGAATTCTCTATTTCAAGGAGGACTGCAACCACATAATTACTGTCTTCCAGTACTCAAAAGAGAGACTCACA GGCAGGCAATCGTGTCAGCTGTAACAAGCGGAAGTAAAAAGTTCTTCCTCGGAACTGACAGCGCTCCACatgagagaaaaaggaaagagagttcATGTGGTTGTGCCGGTATATACAGTGCCCCTATTGCCTTATCATTATATGCAAAGGTGTTTGAAGAG GCGGGTGCTCTTGATAAACTAGAATCATTTACAAGTTTCAATGGACCCGACTTCTATGGACTCCCCAGAAACACCTCAAAAATTACACTGCAAAAGGCTCCATGGCAGGTTCCAAagtctttttcattttcttttggggATATTGTTCCAATGTTTGCAGGTGAGACACTTGAGTGGCAGCCATGCTTCAACTGA
- the LOC101214458 gene encoding dihydroorotase, mitochondrial isoform X2, producing MQLTLTQPDDWHLHLRDGDLLKAVLPHSASTFGRAIVMPNLKPPVTTTAAAVAYRDSILKALPSNSNFVPLMTLYLTDTMSPNEIKLARKSGAVYAVKLYPAGATTNSQDGVTDLFGKCLPVLEEMVEQDMPLLVHGEVTNSDVDMFDREKVFIETVLKPLIERLPKLKVVMEHITTADAAKFVLSCEHALLAATVTPQHLLLNRNSLFQGGLQPHNYCLPVLKRETHRQAIVSAVTSGSKKFFLGTDSAPHERKRKESSCGCAGIYSAPIALSLYAKVFEEAGALDKLESFTSFNGPDFYGLPRNTSKITLQKAPWQVPKSFSFSFGDIVPMFAGETLEWQPCFN from the exons ATGCAGCTCACACTTACCCAGCCTGATGATTGGCATCTTCATCTTCGTGATGGTGATCTCTTAAAAGCGGTCCTCCCTCACAG TGCAAGTACCTTTGGAAGGGCTATTGTGATGCCAAATCTGAAGCCACCTGTCACTACCACAGCTGCTGCTGTGGCGTATCGGGATTCTATCTTGAAAGCGTTACCGTCCAATAGCAACTTTGTTCCTCTTATGACCCTTTATTTGACGGATACAATGAGCCCAAACGAGATCAAGCTTGCAA GAAAAAGTGGGGCCGTTTATGCTGTAAAATTGTATCCTGCCGGTGCTACGACCAATTCCCAAGATGGTGTTACAGATCTTTTTGGGAAGTGTCTACCTGTTCTTGAGGAGATGGTTGAACAGGATATGCCTCTGTTG GTTCATGGTGAGGTAACAAATTCTGATGTTGACATGTTTGATCGTGAGAAGGTCTTCATTGAAACTGTGTTGAAACCCCTGATTGAGAGGCTTCCAAAGCTGAAGGTGGTGATGGAGCATATTACTACTGCAGATGCTGCTAAGTTTGTTTTGTCTTGCGAACATG CGCTTCTAGCAGCAACTGTCACTCCACAACATCTTCTTCTCAACAGGAATTCTCTATTTCAAGGAGGACTGCAACCACATAATTACTGTCTTCCAGTACTCAAAAGAGAGACTCACA GGCAGGCAATCGTGTCAGCTGTAACAAGCGGAAGTAAAAAGTTCTTCCTCGGAACTGACAGCGCTCCACatgagagaaaaaggaaagagagttcATGTGGTTGTGCCGGTATATACAGTGCCCCTATTGCCTTATCATTATATGCAAAGGTGTTTGAAGAG GCGGGTGCTCTTGATAAACTAGAATCATTTACAAGTTTCAATGGACCCGACTTCTATGGACTCCCCAGAAACACCTCAAAAATTACACTGCAAAAGGCTCCATGGCAGGTTCCAAagtctttttcattttcttttggggATATTGTTCCAATGTTTGCAGGTGAGACACTTGAGTGGCAGCCATGCTTCAACTGA
- the LOC101214698 gene encoding NAC domain-containing protein 100 isoform X1 — protein MELPPGFRFHPTDEELITHYLSPKVLSSTFSSPAIAEVDLNKCEPWDLPGRAKMGEKEWYFYCVRDRKYPTGLRTNRATEAGYWKATGKDKEILKGRNHNNNNIVGMKKTLVFYKGRAPRGHKSNWVMHEYRLHSNSNHSSSSSSPPYSQHHPLPLPLPLPTTSSSQKEWVICRIFQKSESSMGKKGNDEITMAESSSSSSLHALPPLTDSDPALHVTCFSNSTEMEPEDFHYLQNHDAFFWLPDFQDIKQTQIFSSSTTTTNKPSNYDHYQLHPSPPPPPSLWNY, from the exons ATGGAACTGCCACCTGGATTCCGATTCCATCCGACGGACGAAGAGCTCATCACACACTACCTATCCCCTAAAGTCCTCTCCTCCACCTTCTCATCTCCGGCGATCGCCGAAGTGGATCTCAACAAATGCGAGCCCTGGGATTTGCCAG GTAGGGCTAAAATGGGGGAAAAGGAATGGTATTTTTATTGTGTGAGAGATAGGAAATACCCAACAGGGTTAAGGACGAATAGAGCCACAGAGGCAGGGTACTGGAAGGCAACGGGGAAAGATAAAGAGATATTGAAAGGGAGAAatcataacaataataatattgtggGGATGAAGAAAACTTTGGTGTTTTATAAAGGAAGAGCTCCAAGAGGACATAAATCTAATTGGGTGATGCATGAGTATAGATTACATTCCAATAGtaatcattcttcttcttcttcttctcctccttaTTCTCAACAtcatcctcttcctcttcctcttcctcttcctacTACTTCATCTTCTCAG AAGGAATGGGTAATATGTAGAATATTCCAGAAAAGTGAGAGCTCaatgggaaaaaaaggaaacgaTGAAATAACGATGGCAGAGAGTTcatcctcttcctctcttcatGCCCTTCCTCCATTAACCGACTCAGATCCTGCTTTGCACGTGACCTGCTTCTCCAATTCAACGGAGATGGAGCCAGAGGACTTCCATTACCTTCAAAACCACGACGCTTTCTTTTGGTTACCCGATTTTCAAGATATTAAACAAACCcaaatcttttcttcttctactactactactaatAAACCCTCTAATTATGACCACTACCAACTTCATCcatctcctcctcctcctccttcccTTTGGAATTACTAA
- the LOC101214698 gene encoding NAC domain-containing protein 100 isoform X2, which translates to MELPPGFRFHPTDEELITHYLSPKVLSSTFSSPAIAEVDLNKCEPWDLPGRAKMGEKEWYFYCVRDRKYPTGLRTNRATEAGYWKATGKDKEILKGRNHNNNNIVGMKKTLVFYKGRAPRGHKSNWVMHEYRLHSNSNHSSSSSSPPYSQHHPLPLPLPLPTTSSSQEWVICRIFQKSESSMGKKGNDEITMAESSSSSSLHALPPLTDSDPALHVTCFSNSTEMEPEDFHYLQNHDAFFWLPDFQDIKQTQIFSSSTTTTNKPSNYDHYQLHPSPPPPPSLWNY; encoded by the exons ATGGAACTGCCACCTGGATTCCGATTCCATCCGACGGACGAAGAGCTCATCACACACTACCTATCCCCTAAAGTCCTCTCCTCCACCTTCTCATCTCCGGCGATCGCCGAAGTGGATCTCAACAAATGCGAGCCCTGGGATTTGCCAG GTAGGGCTAAAATGGGGGAAAAGGAATGGTATTTTTATTGTGTGAGAGATAGGAAATACCCAACAGGGTTAAGGACGAATAGAGCCACAGAGGCAGGGTACTGGAAGGCAACGGGGAAAGATAAAGAGATATTGAAAGGGAGAAatcataacaataataatattgtggGGATGAAGAAAACTTTGGTGTTTTATAAAGGAAGAGCTCCAAGAGGACATAAATCTAATTGGGTGATGCATGAGTATAGATTACATTCCAATAGtaatcattcttcttcttcttcttctcctccttaTTCTCAACAtcatcctcttcctcttcctcttcctcttcctacTACTTCATCTTCTCAG GAATGGGTAATATGTAGAATATTCCAGAAAAGTGAGAGCTCaatgggaaaaaaaggaaacgaTGAAATAACGATGGCAGAGAGTTcatcctcttcctctcttcatGCCCTTCCTCCATTAACCGACTCAGATCCTGCTTTGCACGTGACCTGCTTCTCCAATTCAACGGAGATGGAGCCAGAGGACTTCCATTACCTTCAAAACCACGACGCTTTCTTTTGGTTACCCGATTTTCAAGATATTAAACAAACCcaaatcttttcttcttctactactactactaatAAACCCTCTAATTATGACCACTACCAACTTCATCcatctcctcctcctcctccttcccTTTGGAATTACTAA